The following coding sequences are from one Geodermatophilus normandii window:
- a CDS encoding pyruvate, water dikinase regulatory protein — MPRSPSTDPSADPEQVSGEDAVVPVFFLSDSTGISAETMGNALLIQFPDVSFERTLIPFISTVEQAREVVAQLDAAMDGPVAPLVFTTAAVDAVREELLKTKAPIIDFFGMHMDRVEEQLGARGLREARRLHGVGDVRRYNDRMAAIEFAIEHDDGLGSRGLDRADVVLLAPSRCGKTPTAMYLALQHGLFVANYPLVDEDLETTDLPRPVRDLRDKCFGLTTTVSRLSRVRQERRPDSRYASEEQCRFELRRATAMYEAHDLPTVDTSAASVEEIATVVIQTLARQRRRDLRRGRTSRP, encoded by the coding sequence GTGCCGAGGTCTCCGTCGACCGATCCGTCCGCCGATCCCGAGCAGGTCTCCGGCGAGGACGCGGTCGTCCCGGTCTTCTTCCTGTCCGACAGCACGGGGATCAGCGCCGAGACGATGGGCAACGCGCTGCTCATCCAGTTCCCCGACGTGTCCTTCGAGCGCACGCTGATCCCGTTCATCTCGACGGTCGAGCAGGCCCGCGAGGTGGTGGCCCAGCTCGACGCGGCGATGGACGGCCCCGTGGCGCCCCTGGTGTTCACCACGGCGGCGGTCGACGCGGTCCGCGAGGAACTGCTGAAGACGAAGGCGCCGATCATCGACTTCTTCGGGATGCACATGGACCGGGTGGAGGAGCAGCTGGGGGCCCGCGGCCTGCGCGAGGCCCGCCGGCTGCACGGCGTCGGGGACGTGCGGCGCTACAACGACCGGATGGCCGCGATCGAGTTCGCCATCGAGCACGACGACGGCCTGGGCTCCCGCGGTCTGGACCGCGCCGACGTCGTCCTGCTGGCGCCCTCCCGGTGCGGGAAGACCCCCACGGCCATGTACCTGGCCCTGCAGCACGGCCTGTTCGTGGCCAACTACCCCCTGGTCGACGAGGACCTCGAGACCACCGACCTGCCGCGCCCCGTGCGCGACCTGCGCGACAAGTGCTTCGGGCTGACCACCACGGTGTCCCGGCTCAGCCGGGTGCGCCAGGAGCGCCGTCCCGACTCGCGCTACGCCTCCGAGGAGCAGTGCCGCTTCGAGCTGCGCCGCGCCACGGCGATGTACGAGGCTCACGACCTGCCCACGGTGGACACCTCGGCGGCCTCCGTCGAGGAGATCGCCACCGTGGTGATCCAGACCCTGGCCCGGCAACGGCGCCGCGACCTCCGTCGAGGAAGGACCTCCCGTCCATGA
- the recD2 gene encoding SF1B family DNA helicase RecD2: MAEARTGTVLEATLERITYANAQTGYTVARVDTGRGGDLVTVVGSLLGVQPGETLRLQGRWAAHPQYGRQFVVEDHTTVLPATVQGIRRYLGSGLVKGIGPRLAERIVDHFGTDALRVIEEEPARLAEVPNLGPKRTRLITEAWEEQRAIKEVMVFLQGVGVSTSLAVRIYKQYGGASIGVVRTEPYRLAAEVWGIGFRTADTIAAAVGIPHDSTQRVEAGVQFVLSEATGQGHCFLPEADLVARSVEILQVPAVLVGHCLALLVADQGVIRDELPRADGQPPTVAYYLVPFHRAEVSLAAGLRRLATAGVDRMPAFATVDWDAALGWLHRRTGVDLAPGQQEAVRLALTERVAVLTGGPGCGKSFTVRSIVTLAAAKGARIVLAAPTGRAARRLSELTGVGAVTVHRLLELRPGGDAGFDRDRPLEADLVVVDESSMLDLLLANKLVRAVPPGAHLLLVGDVDQLPSVGAGEVLRDLLAEGTPVPHVRLTQVFRQASRSGVVTNAHRINAGTVPEVRGLDDFFLFATDDAEEAARLTADVVVRRIPARFGLDPRRDVQVLTPVHRGPAGAAALNELLQEALTPAQPDRPEKRFGGRVFRVGDKVSQIRNDYDKGRNGVFNGTQGVVTAIDTVEQTVTVRTDEDESIVYDFGELDELVHAYAVTVHRSQGSEYPCVVIPLTTSAWAMLQRNLLYTAVTRAKRLVVLVGSPRALGQAVRAAGSGRRHTALAHRLRGRASAAGAAAA; this comes from the coding sequence GTGGCGGAGGCGCGGACCGGGACGGTCCTGGAGGCGACGCTGGAGCGGATCACGTACGCCAACGCCCAGACCGGCTACACCGTCGCCCGGGTGGACACCGGGCGGGGCGGCGACCTGGTCACCGTGGTCGGCTCCCTCCTCGGCGTCCAGCCGGGGGAGACCCTGCGGCTGCAGGGGCGGTGGGCGGCGCACCCCCAGTACGGCCGGCAGTTCGTGGTCGAGGACCACACCACGGTGCTGCCCGCCACCGTCCAGGGCATCCGCCGCTACCTGGGGTCGGGGCTGGTCAAGGGGATCGGCCCGCGGCTGGCCGAGCGGATCGTCGACCACTTCGGCACCGACGCGCTGCGGGTGATCGAGGAGGAGCCGGCGCGGCTGGCCGAGGTCCCGAACCTGGGCCCGAAGCGGACGCGGCTGATCACCGAGGCCTGGGAGGAGCAGCGGGCCATCAAGGAGGTGATGGTCTTCCTGCAGGGGGTGGGCGTGTCCACCTCGCTGGCCGTGCGCATCTACAAGCAGTACGGCGGCGCCTCGATCGGCGTGGTCCGGACCGAGCCCTACCGGCTGGCCGCCGAGGTGTGGGGGATCGGGTTCCGCACCGCCGACACGATCGCGGCCGCGGTCGGGATCCCGCACGACAGCACCCAGCGGGTCGAGGCGGGCGTGCAGTTCGTGCTCTCCGAGGCGACCGGGCAGGGGCACTGCTTCCTGCCCGAGGCCGACCTGGTCGCCCGGTCGGTGGAGATCCTGCAGGTCCCCGCCGTCCTGGTCGGTCACTGCCTGGCCCTGCTCGTCGCCGACCAGGGCGTCATCCGCGACGAGCTCCCCCGGGCGGACGGGCAGCCTCCGACGGTCGCCTACTACCTCGTCCCGTTCCACCGGGCGGAGGTCTCCCTGGCCGCGGGGCTCCGGCGGCTGGCGACCGCCGGCGTCGACCGGATGCCCGCGTTCGCCACCGTCGACTGGGACGCCGCGCTGGGCTGGCTGCACCGGCGCACCGGCGTGGACCTGGCGCCCGGCCAGCAGGAGGCCGTGCGCCTGGCGCTCACCGAGCGGGTCGCCGTCCTCACCGGCGGGCCCGGCTGCGGCAAGAGCTTCACGGTCCGCTCGATCGTGACCCTCGCGGCGGCCAAGGGCGCGCGGATCGTGCTCGCGGCGCCGACCGGCCGGGCGGCGAGACGGCTGAGCGAGCTGACCGGCGTCGGGGCGGTCACGGTGCACCGGCTGCTGGAGCTGCGTCCCGGCGGGGACGCCGGCTTCGACCGGGACCGGCCGCTGGAGGCCGACCTGGTCGTCGTCGACGAGTCCTCGATGCTGGACCTGCTGCTGGCCAACAAGCTGGTGCGGGCCGTCCCGCCGGGCGCGCACCTGCTCCTGGTCGGCGACGTCGACCAGCTGCCGTCGGTCGGTGCCGGCGAGGTGCTGCGCGACCTGCTCGCCGAGGGCACCCCCGTCCCGCACGTGCGCCTGACCCAGGTCTTCCGGCAGGCCAGCCGGTCGGGGGTGGTGACCAACGCCCACCGCATCAACGCCGGCACCGTGCCCGAGGTCCGCGGCCTCGACGACTTCTTCCTCTTCGCCACCGACGACGCCGAGGAGGCCGCCCGGCTCACCGCGGACGTCGTGGTGCGCCGGATCCCGGCCCGGTTCGGCCTCGACCCCCGCCGGGACGTGCAGGTGCTGACCCCGGTCCACCGCGGGCCCGCCGGCGCCGCCGCGCTGAACGAGCTGCTGCAGGAGGCCCTCACCCCGGCCCAGCCCGACCGGCCCGAGAAGCGGTTCGGCGGCCGGGTGTTCCGCGTCGGGGACAAGGTCAGCCAGATCCGCAACGACTACGACAAGGGCCGCAACGGCGTCTTCAACGGGACCCAGGGCGTCGTCACCGCGATCGACACCGTCGAGCAGACCGTCACCGTCCGCACCGACGAGGACGAGTCGATCGTCTACGACTTCGGGGAGCTCGACGAGCTGGTGCACGCCTACGCGGTCACCGTCCACCGCTCCCAGGGCAGCGAGTACCCGTGCGTCGTCATCCCGCTGACCACCAGCGCCTGGGCGATGCTGCAGCGCAACCTGCTCTACACCGCGGTCACCCGCGCCAAGCGGCTGGTCGTGCTCGTGGGCTCGCCGCGGGCCCTCGGCCAGGCCGTGCGCGCCGCCGGCTCCGGACGCCGGCACACCGCCCTGGCCCACCGCCTCCGCGGCCGGGCGTCCGCTGCGGGGGCCGCCGCGGCCTGA
- a CDS encoding ABC transporter permease, giving the protein MTATTRTTGSADTAAVRRAISSTPRPQRPGRLSAALVFGWRGMLKVRHVPEQLLDVTVTPVMFLLLFTYLFGGAIAGSTSAYLDYTLPGLLVMSVLFTTVYSGISLNTDLTKGVVDRFRSLPIWRPAPLLGSLLGDSVRYVVAGTVIIVVGVALGFRPEGGFAGTVAALALVVVFSFGLSWVFSVLGLLMRSPNAVMNAGFMAIFPLTFLSNVFVDPATLPGPLEAFVDVNPISVLATASRSLMAGELDGVAVVVSLAVAVLLAAVFLPLTTRLYRSR; this is encoded by the coding sequence ATGACCGCCACGACCCGCACGACCGGCTCCGCCGACACCGCGGCGGTGCGCCGGGCCATCTCATCCACACCGCGCCCGCAACGCCCCGGCCGGCTCTCGGCCGCGCTGGTCTTCGGCTGGCGGGGCATGCTCAAGGTCAGGCACGTGCCCGAGCAGCTGCTCGACGTCACCGTCACGCCGGTGATGTTCCTGCTGCTGTTCACGTACCTGTTCGGTGGCGCGATCGCCGGGTCCACCAGCGCCTACCTCGACTACACGCTCCCCGGGCTGCTCGTCATGTCGGTGCTGTTCACGACCGTCTACTCGGGGATCTCGCTCAACACCGACCTGACCAAGGGCGTCGTCGACCGCTTCCGCTCGCTGCCGATCTGGCGGCCGGCGCCGCTGCTCGGCTCGCTGCTCGGCGACAGCGTCCGCTACGTGGTCGCCGGCACGGTGATCATCGTCGTCGGCGTGGCGCTGGGCTTCCGGCCCGAGGGCGGGTTCGCCGGGACGGTCGCGGCCCTGGCGCTGGTCGTCGTGTTCTCGTTCGGGCTGTCGTGGGTCTTCTCGGTCCTCGGGCTGCTGATGCGCTCCCCGAACGCGGTGATGAACGCCGGCTTCATGGCGATCTTCCCGCTGACCTTCCTGTCCAACGTCTTCGTCGACCCCGCCACGCTGCCCGGCCCGCTCGAGGCCTTCGTCGACGTCAACCCCATCTCGGTCCTCGCCACCGCCTCGCGGTCGCTCATGGCCGGGGAGCTCGACGGCGTGGCGGTCGTCGTCTCCCTCGCGGTGGCGGTGCTCCTGGCCGCGGTGTTCCTGCCGCTGACGACGCGGCTGTACCGCAGCCGCTGA
- a CDS encoding PD-(D/E)XK nuclease family protein codes for MTAVLPDRPSAAERRAAPSLAAAVRDLDRRRSRSRQRMIGASELGECRRRAAYRIARRRPTNTATGLQAFIGTELHRGVLRALRREYGGLTEVGLRGEQVKGRCDWYHAPVVEDLKTTSRFGFERVLTRGVPVRHWFQVAVYGWLLRTGQTADRRVPAGTGQEVDGLRLRYLSRDSGEDVVFEADADPALTAEALMWLTDVYGTVEDEGVDAVPRDGFGPGVDAMCDWCPFLDLCWGPPVDEETEGEVSRQSRLTVTDEDYVAAVRDYDSWRALENEARRHKEYARELLRGRSGPAGDLHCEWSGGGLRTQVDKDAAVERLAELGEVVPTRRTRTPRTIRVTRTGVRPDPGESP; via the coding sequence ATGACCGCCGTCCTGCCCGACCGTCCCAGCGCCGCCGAGCGGCGGGCCGCCCCGAGCCTGGCCGCGGCGGTCCGCGACCTCGACCGCCGCCGGTCCCGCTCCCGCCAGCGGATGATCGGCGCCTCCGAGCTCGGCGAGTGCCGCCGCCGCGCCGCCTACCGGATCGCCCGGCGCCGCCCGACGAACACCGCCACGGGCCTGCAGGCCTTCATCGGCACCGAGCTGCACCGCGGGGTGCTGCGGGCGCTGCGGCGCGAGTACGGCGGGCTGACCGAGGTCGGCCTCCGGGGCGAGCAGGTCAAGGGCCGGTGCGACTGGTACCACGCCCCGGTCGTGGAGGACCTCAAGACGACGTCGCGGTTCGGCTTCGAGCGGGTCCTCACCCGGGGGGTCCCCGTCCGGCACTGGTTCCAGGTGGCCGTCTACGGCTGGCTGCTGCGGACGGGGCAGACCGCCGACCGCAGGGTGCCGGCCGGCACCGGGCAGGAGGTCGACGGGCTGCGCCTGCGCTACCTGTCCCGCGACTCCGGCGAGGACGTCGTCTTCGAGGCCGACGCCGACCCGGCCCTGACCGCCGAGGCCCTCATGTGGCTCACCGACGTCTACGGCACCGTGGAGGACGAGGGCGTCGACGCCGTTCCCCGCGACGGCTTCGGCCCCGGCGTGGACGCCATGTGCGACTGGTGCCCGTTCCTCGACCTGTGCTGGGGCCCCCCGGTGGACGAGGAGACCGAGGGCGAGGTCTCCCGCCAGTCCCGGCTGACCGTGACCGACGAGGACTACGTGGCCGCCGTCCGCGACTACGACAGCTGGCGGGCGTTGGAGAACGAGGCCAGGCGCCACAAGGAGTACGCCCGGGAGCTGCTGCGCGGGCGGTCCGGGCCGGCGGGCGACCTGCACTGCGAGTGGTCCGGCGGCGGCCTGCGCACGCAGGTCGACAAGGACGCCGCGGTCGAGCGGCTCGCCGAGCTCGGCGAGGTCGTCCCCACCCGGAGGACCCGCACCCCCCGGACGATCCGCGTCACGCGCACCGGTGTCCGGCCGGATCCCGGGGAGTCCCCGTGA
- a CDS encoding single-stranded DNA-binding protein: MAGDTVITVIGNLTSDPELRWTPSGAAVANFTIASTPRTLDRQTQEWKDGEPLFLRCSVWRQAAENVAESLTRGSRVMAQGRLKQRSYETKEGENRTVIELEVDEIGPSLRYATATVTRASRSGDGPGGGSGGGDGAGDGRTGAGRGDSPDPWAVPVGAGSEDPPF; the protein is encoded by the coding sequence ATGGCCGGCGACACAGTCATCACCGTCATTGGCAACCTGACCAGTGACCCCGAGCTCCGCTGGACGCCCTCGGGCGCGGCGGTCGCCAACTTCACCATCGCGTCCACGCCACGCACGCTGGACCGCCAGACCCAGGAGTGGAAGGACGGCGAGCCGCTCTTCCTGCGCTGCAGCGTGTGGCGGCAGGCGGCGGAGAACGTCGCCGAGTCGCTGACCCGCGGCTCGCGGGTGATGGCCCAGGGCCGCCTCAAGCAGCGCTCCTACGAGACCAAGGAGGGCGAGAACCGGACCGTCATCGAGCTCGAGGTCGACGAGATCGGCCCGTCCCTCCGGTACGCGACGGCGACGGTCACCCGGGCCTCCCGGTCCGGGGACGGTCCCGGCGGGGGCTCCGGCGGTGGGGACGGCGCCGGCGACGGCCGCACCGGAGCCGGGCGGGGTGACTCACCCGACCCCTGGGCGGTGCCGGTCGGCGCCGGCAGCGAGGACCCGCCCTTCTGA
- a CDS encoding ATP-binding cassette domain-containing protein: MTTQTPLAIEASGLGKSFGTTRAVDGVDLAVSAGTIYGVLGPNGAGKTTTIRMLATLIAPDAGSARVLGHDIVTEADTVRELVSLTGQLASVDEELTGRENLVLLGRLLGYSRAGARDRADELLDAFDIAEATGRLVKHYSGGMRRRLDIAASIVVTPRLMFLDEPTTGLDPRSRNQVWEIVRALVAEGTTILLCTQYLEEADQLADGLAVIDRGRVIAEGTPGNLKASVGTGSLQVRLLDPRRRAEAAEKLERAVGPVVLEPDPAALSAVGADAERAAIAVAELATAGIPLAHFSLQQPSLDEVFLALTGHAADDADDASRPSDTLQEHAS; this comes from the coding sequence ATGACCACACAGACACCACTCGCCATCGAGGCGAGCGGGCTCGGGAAGTCCTTCGGAACGACACGTGCCGTCGACGGGGTCGACCTCGCCGTCTCGGCGGGCACGATCTACGGGGTGCTCGGCCCCAACGGCGCGGGGAAGACGACCACGATCCGCATGCTCGCCACGCTGATCGCGCCCGACGCGGGCAGCGCCCGGGTGCTGGGCCACGACATCGTGACCGAGGCCGACACGGTGCGCGAGCTCGTCAGCCTGACCGGCCAGCTCGCCTCCGTCGACGAGGAGCTGACCGGCCGGGAGAACCTCGTGCTGCTCGGCCGCCTCCTCGGCTACTCCCGGGCCGGCGCCCGGGACCGTGCCGACGAGCTGCTGGACGCCTTCGACATCGCCGAGGCCACCGGCAGGCTGGTCAAGCACTACTCGGGCGGCATGCGCCGGCGGCTGGACATCGCGGCGAGCATCGTCGTCACCCCGCGGCTGATGTTCCTCGACGAGCCGACGACCGGGCTGGACCCCCGCTCGCGCAACCAGGTCTGGGAGATCGTCCGCGCGCTGGTGGCCGAGGGGACGACGATCCTGCTCTGCACCCAGTACCTCGAGGAGGCCGACCAGCTCGCCGACGGCCTCGCCGTGATCGACCGGGGCCGGGTCATCGCCGAGGGCACCCCCGGCAACCTCAAGGCGTCGGTCGGCACCGGCTCCCTGCAGGTCCGGCTGCTCGACCCCCGGCGCCGCGCCGAGGCCGCCGAGAAGCTCGAGCGCGCGGTGGGCCCGGTGGTGCTGGAGCCGGACCCGGCGGCGCTGTCGGCCGTCGGCGCGGACGCCGAGCGGGCGGCGATCGCCGTCGCCGAGCTCGCCACCGCGGGCATCCCGCTGGCGCACTTCTCGCTGCAGCAGCCGAGCCTCGACGAGGTCTTCCTCGCCCTCACCGGCCACGCGGCCGACGACGCCGACGACGCGTCCCGGCCCTCCGACACCCTGCAGGAGCACGCGTCATGA
- a CDS encoding acyl-CoA dehydrogenase family protein, translated as MASNPSYEQSKQVAEASRETEWTQPSFGRELFLGHFRLDLIHPQPEPDPVAVEKGEAFLERLRVFLVDHVDRRRIEREARIPDEVLEGLKAIGALGMKIPEEYGGLGLSQVYYNRALALAGTWHSSISTLLSAHQSIGLPEPLRLFGSEEQKRTWLPRLATDHVSAFLLTEPDVGSDPARMSTTAVPTEDGTGYRITGTKLWGTNGVIADVVVVMAVVPRSEGHRGGITAFICPCDRPGVTVEHRNEFMGLRGIENSVTRFDGVLVSRDDVIGGEGRGLRIALTTLNTGRLSLPAICASTAKYSLKVAREWSTERRQWGRPIGEHDPIAQKVAWLAGTAFGLEAVLDVSSRLADDKRNDIRIEAALAKLYASELGWTAADEMVQVRGGRAFETAESLARRGEKPVPAEQVLRDMRINRIFEGSTEIMHLLIAREAVDQHLAVAGDVLRTDLGLASRARAAARAGVFYARWFPTLTTGAGQRPGSFAEFGDLAGHLRYVERSARRLARATFYAMGRHRARLERKGALLGRIVDVGAELYAMACACVHADTLAREHPDRGQEAVELADLFCRQARRRADRLFSELRANDDEAQYRVAQRVLSGRYAWFEHDVLDPAGDGPMIPAPAEPAAEPLGDPQAAPRVEATAAR; from the coding sequence ATGGCGTCGAACCCGTCGTACGAGCAGTCGAAGCAGGTCGCCGAGGCCAGTCGCGAGACGGAGTGGACCCAGCCGTCGTTCGGCAGGGAGCTCTTCCTCGGCCACTTCCGCCTGGACCTGATCCACCCCCAGCCGGAGCCCGATCCGGTCGCGGTCGAGAAGGGCGAGGCGTTCCTCGAACGCCTCCGCGTCTTCCTCGTGGACCACGTCGACCGCCGCCGGATCGAGCGCGAGGCCAGGATCCCCGACGAGGTCCTCGAGGGACTCAAGGCCATCGGCGCGCTCGGCATGAAGATCCCCGAGGAGTACGGGGGGCTCGGGCTCAGCCAGGTGTACTACAACCGGGCGCTGGCCCTGGCCGGCACGTGGCACTCGTCGATCTCCACGCTGCTGTCCGCCCACCAGTCGATCGGCCTGCCCGAGCCGCTGCGCCTGTTCGGCTCCGAGGAGCAGAAGCGCACGTGGCTGCCGCGGCTGGCCACGGACCACGTCTCGGCGTTCCTGCTCACCGAGCCGGACGTGGGCTCGGACCCCGCGCGCATGAGCACGACCGCGGTCCCGACCGAGGACGGCACGGGCTACCGGATCACCGGCACCAAGCTGTGGGGGACCAACGGCGTCATCGCCGACGTCGTCGTCGTGATGGCGGTCGTCCCCCGGTCGGAGGGCCACCGGGGCGGCATCACGGCGTTCATCTGCCCGTGCGACCGCCCGGGCGTCACGGTGGAGCACCGCAACGAGTTCATGGGGCTCCGGGGCATCGAGAACTCGGTGACCCGCTTCGACGGCGTCCTCGTCTCCCGGGACGACGTCATCGGCGGCGAGGGCAGGGGGCTGCGGATCGCGCTCACCACGCTCAACACCGGCCGCCTGTCACTGCCCGCCATCTGCGCGTCGACGGCCAAGTACTCCCTGAAGGTCGCGCGGGAGTGGTCGACCGAGCGCCGGCAGTGGGGCCGGCCCATCGGCGAGCACGACCCGATCGCGCAGAAGGTCGCCTGGCTGGCCGGCACCGCGTTCGGCCTGGAGGCGGTGCTCGACGTGTCGAGCCGGCTCGCCGACGACAAGCGCAACGACATCCGCATCGAGGCCGCGCTGGCCAAGCTCTACGCGTCGGAGCTCGGCTGGACCGCCGCCGACGAGATGGTCCAGGTCCGGGGCGGCCGCGCGTTCGAGACCGCCGAGTCGTTGGCCCGGCGGGGTGAGAAGCCGGTGCCGGCCGAGCAGGTGCTGCGCGACATGCGCATCAACCGGATCTTCGAGGGATCGACGGAGATCATGCACCTGCTGATCGCCCGCGAGGCCGTCGACCAGCACCTGGCGGTGGCGGGCGACGTGCTGCGGACCGACCTCGGCCTGGCCTCCCGGGCGAGGGCCGCGGCACGGGCCGGGGTGTTCTACGCCCGGTGGTTCCCGACGCTGACGACGGGCGCCGGCCAGCGCCCGGGCTCCTTCGCGGAGTTCGGCGACCTGGCCGGGCACCTGCGCTACGTCGAGCGCTCCGCGCGCAGGCTCGCCCGGGCCACCTTCTACGCGATGGGCCGCCACCGCGCCCGCCTCGAGCGGAAGGGCGCGCTGCTCGGCCGGATCGTCGACGTCGGCGCCGAGCTGTACGCGATGGCCTGCGCCTGCGTCCACGCCGACACCCTCGCCCGCGAGCACCCCGACCGCGGGCAGGAGGCCGTCGAGCTCGCCGACCTGTTCTGCCGCCAGGCCCGCCGTCGTGCCGACCGGCTGTTCTCCGAGCTGCGGGCCAACGACGACGAGGCCCAGTACCGGGTCGCCCAACGGGTGCTCTCCGGCCGCTACGCCTGGTTCGAGCACGACGTGCTGGACCCCGCCGGGGACGGCCCGATGATCCCGGCGCCCGCGGAGCCGGCCGCCGAACCGCTCGGGGACCCGCAGGCCGCGCCCCGGGTGGAGGCGACGGCCGCCCGGTAG